TACTGCTAACAAGGTTAATGGCCCATGCGCCGTAAAATTCATACCGGCTGAACTAAAGCAAGGATATCCAAAAATGGCAAAACTTATTTATCTTGACAATGGCGCCACTTCTTACCCTAAACCGGAAGAGGTCTACGCGTTCATGGACTCATTTTTCCGGGACTTTGGCGTCAATCCGGGACGCTCCGGTTATGACATGTGTATGGAAACCGGCGCACTGGTGGATAACACCCGCGAGATGATGACCGATTTTTTCGGGGGCACGGATCCCAACCGGCTATGCTTTGGCTATAACTCCACCGATGCGCTTAATTTGATCATTTTCGGTCTGTTACAATCGGGCGATCATGCCATTTCAACAACCGTAGAGCACAATTCGGTGCTGAGACCGCTGTATCATCAGAGCCAATTGCATGGCGTGGAAGTTGACTATGTTCCCTTCGATGACAAAGGCTTTGTCGACCCGGACGATATCAAGCGAAAAATCAAATCCAACACCCGTCTGGTCATTATCAACCATGTCTCCAATGTCATCGGCACGGTTCAGCCGGTTGCCGCCATTGGCCGCATCTGCCGCGAGCAGGGTGTCGTCTTTGCCATCGATGCCTCCCAATCCGCCGGCAAGGTGCCGATCGACATCGACAAAATGCACATTGATGTTGTCGCCTTTACCGGCCATAAATCCTTGATGGGACCCACCGGCATCGGCGGTCTTTACGTTAGAGAAGGCATTGACATCCGGCATACTCGCGCCGGCGGCACAGGGGTTCGATCCGCTGACCGTATGCACCTGGACGATTATCCTTACCGGCTCGAATATGGCACCGGAAATGTCATGGGTATTGCCGGATTGCATGCCGGCTTGAAGTGGATTGCGCAAAAAGGCATCGATAACATTCATGCCCATGAAATGAAGCTGGCGCGTATGGTGCGCGATGGCCTCACGGCCATAGATGGCGTGACACTGCATTGTCAAGATGATTTGAGCGATCATATCAGTGTTCTCAGTTTTAACGTCGACGGCATGGAAGCGCTCGATACCGGCACCCTGTTGGATGGCGAGTATGAGATTGCCTGCCGCACCGGACTTCACTGCGCGCCTCTGGTCCACGAGCAATTGGGCACCGATAAAATCGGCGGATCGGTCCGCATCGGCATCGGCCCGTTTAACACCGAAGCGCACATGAAAACCACTATCGAGGCTGTCAGCGAAATCGCCGAGTTCAAAAAAAAGAAGTAACCAAAATAGCGCGCAATTGATTATTTATCACACGGAGCCCACAGAGAACACAGAGAGATCAAATCTTTTAGTTAAATAAAATCATGTTGCAAATCCTCGGCTAATTTTTCTCGTCAATTCCCTCGGTTCTGCTCCTTAAACGATTTGTTAGGTTGTGGCTTTAGGGTGAAGCCCAAAGCGCTTAGTACGCAGCCCTCCACCAGATCACGCCAACTCAACCCGAAAGGCGCGACTCACAATTGAATAACCCTCAGTCTTGTAATTTTGAACCTCTGAACCTTTGAACCCTTGAACCCTGAACCTTTAGCCCCTATTTTATAGCCATTAAATCATACATGGGGGATTGATGCCGATTCCTAAAATAGATTTTTTCCGGCCCGGGATATGGCAGGAGGGGGCGTTGTTAAAAGAGATTCAGCGCTGCCTGGACGCCACCGATGATCCATACGCATCCGGCCGCTGGCAGTCGGCAGCAGCACCACAGGTTTACGAGGCATATAAACAAACGCTGGGGGGCAGACCCATCGAAGAATTCGACCCGACCGGTTATCTGTCTGTGCTGGGTCTCAAAACCTCCTTGACCGCCGGCCGGACAAATGCCGGTTTGCTGCGCGCATTTCATCTCATCAATGGATATCGCCCGGACCCGCGCTACTTTCCTTTTTCCAAAAAAGTCGGCGCGCTCATCCAAAAGTTTTTTTTAACAGCAAGCCGCGTCGCTCCGGTGCCGATCACTGCCATTGATCGCATCCTTGACCCTGTGGCAGTCAAATGGACCGAAAAAAAACAGAACACCCATCGATACCACACTGCCCCTTATGGTCGTTTCAAAGACATTATCAAGGCAACCCCCTCAAACCTGCCCAGAGAAGATCGCTAT
The nucleotide sequence above comes from Desulfobacterales bacterium. Encoded proteins:
- a CDS encoding aminotransferase class V-fold PLP-dependent enzyme, with protein sequence MAKLIYLDNGATSYPKPEEVYAFMDSFFRDFGVNPGRSGYDMCMETGALVDNTREMMTDFFGGTDPNRLCFGYNSTDALNLIIFGLLQSGDHAISTTVEHNSVLRPLYHQSQLHGVEVDYVPFDDKGFVDPDDIKRKIKSNTRLVIINHVSNVIGTVQPVAAIGRICREQGVVFAIDASQSAGKVPIDIDKMHIDVVAFTGHKSLMGPTGIGGLYVREGIDIRHTRAGGTGVRSADRMHLDDYPYRLEYGTGNVMGIAGLHAGLKWIAQKGIDNIHAHEMKLARMVRDGLTAIDGVTLHCQDDLSDHISVLSFNVDGMEALDTGTLLDGEYEIACRTGLHCAPLVHEQLGTDKIGGSVRIGIGPFNTEAHMKTTIEAVSEIAEFKKKK